DNA sequence from the Flavobacteriales bacterium genome:
GTATGGGCATACAGGCCTATGATTACAAGACCGGGTCCCAGCTATGGGCAGCGGCCTTTGATTTCACCCCGACCAAGACCATCGGTAAACCGGGTGGTAATGTCAAAGCATGGGGGGTCTATGGTGCCGTGGCCGAACCCTTGGTCGTTGGCCGGGATGTCTATGTACTCGATATGGGAAATCGCAAAAACCAATACCTGAAGAAATATGATATCAACTCCGGTCGATTGCTCTGGACCTCTCCAGAGATCAAAGGGGCCAAGGCCATTCCTAACATGTATCTGATCGATGATGTGGTGGTATTACAGATCGGTGGAGCTGTAGAGTTGCAGTATATCACCCATACCAAAGACAGCGATGGAAACATCACTATAAGACATATTATAAGTACCAAGAATGTGAAGCCTACAGGAGTGCAGGCCTTCAGTGCGTCTGATGGTAAAGCCATGTGGGATTCAGAACGATTCAAAAAGGGAATCACCAATATGATGGAGTCCGATGGCAGTGTGATCGTATGCAGCGGTAAAGCACTCTATAAGATGGATGTAAAGACCGGAGCCGAACAATATGAGGTGGATGTCAAGGCCGATGGCATCGGATTGACGGAGATGATCCTACCTTGGAAAGACCAGATCATCATAGTATCCGACAAAGGAGTAAGTAGCCACAATGTTTCGGATGGTCAGCTCAAAGCGGTCAACAAATACAAGAAATCGGGCATGGAACAGATTCTCGATAATAAGCTCATCATGAAGACGTCCAAAGATGATATCGCCTGCTATGATCTGGATTCAATCAAATACAGGGAATACAACGCCCGTAAAGGTGCCGTAAGTCATCTAATGGAACAGGGCAAGTATGTGTATGTCTACGAAAAGAAGACCCT
Encoded proteins:
- a CDS encoding PQQ-binding-like beta-propeller repeat protein, with the protein product MGIQAYDYKTGSQLWAAAFDFTPTKTIGKPGGNVKAWGVYGAVAEPLVVGRDVYVLDMGNRKNQYLKKYDINSGRLLWTSPEIKGAKAIPNMYLIDDVVVLQIGGAVELQYITHTKDSDGNITIRHIISTKNVKPTGVQAFSASDGKAMWDSERFKKGITNMMESDGSVIVCSGKALYKMDVKTGAEQYEVDVKADGIGLTEMILPWKDQIIIVSDKGVSSHNVSDGQLKAVNKYKKSGMEQILDNKLIMKTSKDDIACYDLDSIKYREYNARKGAVSHLMEQGKYVYVYEKKTLTKLSTD